One segment of Xanthomonas oryzae pv. oryzae DNA contains the following:
- a CDS encoding alpha/beta hydrolase: MAVALLLVHGLAPARAWQPAPGQVEIPLWPHAVPDALRHPKPESVGTGEGRYPWTKVSDVSRPTMTVYAPKGHNTGAAVLVFPGGGYQVLAMDLEGTEICDWLTARGITCVLLKYRVPNSGPTSVNDRRCYPKVQTALQDAQRALGMVRAQADQLAVDPHKIGVLGFSAGGHLMAAISTYFATRTYPPVDATDRVSCRPDFAIAVYPGHVWAHEDEDDDTRDPTHLDLRPDIRVVTDTPPTFLLQAQDDHVDGVSQVLAYYVVAPAKPRDPA; encoded by the coding sequence ATGGCGGTTGCGCTGCTGCTTGTGCATGGGCTCGCACCGGCGCGTGCGTGGCAACCAGCGCCTGGCCAGGTGGAAATACCGCTCTGGCCGCACGCCGTACCTGATGCGTTGCGCCACCCGAAGCCCGAATCGGTGGGCACCGGCGAGGGGCGCTACCCATGGACCAAGGTCAGCGATGTTAGCCGCCCGACGATGACGGTCTATGCGCCCAAGGGGCACAACACCGGTGCGGCGGTGCTGGTGTTCCCCGGCGGTGGCTATCAGGTCCTGGCCATGGATCTGGAAGGGACCGAAATCTGCGACTGGCTGACCGCACGCGGCATCACCTGCGTGCTTTTGAAGTATCGCGTGCCGAATTCGGGGCCGACCTCGGTCAACGACCGCCGCTGCTATCCGAAGGTGCAAACAGCCCTGCAGGATGCCCAACGAGCGTTAGGGATGGTGCGCGCGCAGGCGGACCAGTTGGCCGTGGACCCGCACAAGATCGGCGTGCTGGGCTTTTCTGCCGGTGGTCACCTGATGGCCGCGATCAGTACGTATTTTGCAACGCGCACGTATCCGCCGGTGGATGCCACCGATCGCGTGAGCTGCCGCCCGGATTTCGCCATCGCCGTGTATCCGGGCCATGTGTGGGCGCACGAGGACGAGGATGACGACACCCGCGATCCCACCCATCTGGACCTGCGTCCGGACATTCGCGTCGTTACCGATACCCCGCCGACCTTTTTGCTGCAGGCGCAGGACGACCATGTGGACGGCGTTTCGCAAGTGCTGGCGTACTACGTCGTCGCCCCTGCAAAACCCCGCGACCCCGCATGA
- a CDS encoding IS5-like element ISXoo5 family transposase has protein sequence MAHTQNADFFRQPLAEMIDPRHPLAVLARRLPWAQIEAVLAPHFARKVRAGRAVAQHDLFGPSVQVAGAGIAAAGRPRLPIRLMASLLYLKHAYKLSDEELIERWAENVVWQHFSGMAFYEPRLPCDATQVGRFRVAIGEAGVEELLKATIDTAVSSKAIVPAEFERLIVDTTVQEKAIAHPVDWRLMENARHKLVAAAKRAGIALKQTFAKETKTLRRKAGGYAHARQFKRLRKVLKRQRTLLGIVLREVQRKIGQASQATAPALENLHTLMQRAERIHAQQPNGKNKLYALHAPEVECIGKGKARKPYEFGVKVSVAITHKQGLMVGARSFTGTPYDGHTLHEQLEQARILSEDTAGAPKQVVVDLGFRGVDAANPGVEIIHRGTFKRLTDEQRRWLKRRQAVEPAIGHLKHDNGMDRCWLQGANGDALHAVLCAAGDNIRWLLRAMVRLGLKGLFAPMVARLIMLATVLAMSLRARNTRPHRLAWCVW, from the coding sequence ATGGCCCACACCCAGAACGCCGACTTCTTCCGCCAGCCCTTGGCCGAGATGATCGATCCGCGCCACCCGCTGGCGGTGCTGGCCCGTCGGCTGCCCTGGGCGCAGATCGAGGCGGTGTTGGCGCCGCATTTCGCTCGCAAGGTGCGCGCAGGTCGCGCGGTGGCGCAACACGATCTGTTCGGCCCCTCGGTGCAAGTGGCCGGTGCCGGTATTGCCGCTGCCGGCCGCCCACGCCTTCCCATTCGCTTGATGGCCAGCCTGTTGTACCTGAAGCACGCTTACAAGCTCAGCGACGAGGAACTGATCGAGCGCTGGGCCGAGAACGTGGTCTGGCAGCACTTCAGCGGCATGGCGTTCTATGAGCCGCGCCTGCCCTGCGATGCCACGCAGGTCGGGCGTTTTCGCGTGGCCATCGGTGAGGCCGGGGTCGAGGAACTGCTCAAGGCCACCATCGACACCGCGGTGTCCTCCAAGGCCATCGTGCCCGCCGAGTTCGAACGGCTGATCGTGGACACCACCGTGCAGGAGAAGGCCATTGCTCATCCGGTGGATTGGCGCCTGATGGAGAACGCGCGGCACAAGCTGGTGGCGGCGGCCAAGCGCGCGGGCATCGCGCTCAAGCAGACCTTCGCCAAAGAAACCAAGACGCTGCGGCGCAAAGCCGGCGGCTACGCCCATGCCAGGCAGTTCAAGCGCCTGCGCAAGGTCCTCAAACGCCAGCGCACGCTCCTGGGCATCGTACTGCGCGAGGTGCAGCGCAAGATCGGGCAAGCCAGCCAGGCCACGGCGCCGGCGCTGGAGAATCTGCACACGCTGATGCAGCGCGCCGAGCGCATCCATGCTCAGCAACCCAATGGCAAGAACAAACTCTATGCCCTGCACGCGCCCGAAGTGGAGTGCATCGGCAAGGGCAAGGCGCGCAAGCCCTACGAGTTCGGGGTGAAGGTCAGCGTGGCCATCACGCACAAACAGGGCCTGATGGTCGGCGCGCGCAGCTTCACCGGCACCCCCTATGACGGCCACACGTTGCACGAGCAACTGGAGCAGGCCCGGATCCTGAGCGAGGACACAGCAGGCGCACCTAAACAGGTGGTGGTGGACCTGGGCTTTCGCGGTGTGGATGCGGCCAATCCCGGCGTTGAGATCATCCACCGGGGCACGTTCAAACGCCTGACAGATGAGCAGCGCCGCTGGCTGAAGCGACGCCAGGCGGTGGAGCCGGCCATCGGACACTTGAAGCACGACAACGGCATGGATCGGTGCTGGTTGCAAGGAGCGAACGGCGATGCGCTGCACGCAGTGCTGTGCGCGGCGGGGGACAACATCCGCTGGTTGCTGCGGGCCATGGTGCGTCTGGGACTGAAGGGTCTTTTTGCGCCTATGGTTGCGAGACTCATCATGCTGGCCACAGTGCTCGCAATGTCATTGCGAGCGAGGAACACACGCCCACATCGGTTGGCTTGGTGTGTTTGGTGA
- a CDS encoding winged helix-turn-helix domain-containing protein has product MNDPCPLAHGSAFLLTQDARLASQVNASIAPLSRNVSVFSDELELLRSLRHSPCELLVFDASCVASDESSLLAWQRCHSGHPTPLIVLGRFDCANDILDWYRAGAQEVLALPFNSHELQVRAALALSPVAHACPETQQLSVGPYQLLRDENTVYLHGKPIVLTAREFSIAWLLFSSPGVCFRRCQLAKAVWGSHTEFTDRTMEQHIYKLRKKLQLGNHNGAVRIRTVYSHGYKLELALQDKDATTMSKAVSLSLSPAHRTAAC; this is encoded by the coding sequence ATGAACGACCCTTGCCCCCTTGCACACGGATCGGCGTTTCTGTTGACGCAGGACGCCCGCCTGGCCTCGCAGGTCAACGCCAGCATCGCACCGCTATCGCGCAATGTCTCGGTGTTCTCCGATGAACTGGAGCTCCTGCGTTCGTTGCGGCATTCGCCGTGCGAGTTACTGGTCTTCGACGCCAGTTGCGTCGCCTCCGACGAAAGCTCGCTGCTGGCCTGGCAGCGCTGCCATAGCGGTCATCCCACGCCGCTGATCGTGCTCGGGCGTTTCGACTGCGCCAACGACATCCTGGACTGGTATCGCGCGGGCGCGCAGGAGGTGCTTGCGCTCCCCTTCAATTCGCACGAATTGCAGGTACGCGCGGCCCTGGCGCTATCGCCGGTGGCGCATGCCTGCCCGGAAACGCAGCAACTCAGCGTTGGTCCATACCAGTTGCTCCGCGACGAAAATACCGTGTATCTGCATGGCAAGCCGATCGTGCTGACCGCACGCGAGTTTTCGATTGCCTGGCTGCTATTTTCCAGCCCCGGCGTGTGCTTCCGGCGTTGCCAGCTGGCCAAGGCGGTCTGGGGCAGCCACACCGAATTCACCGACCGCACCATGGAGCAGCATATCTACAAGCTGCGCAAGAAACTGCAGCTCGGCAATCACAACGGCGCAGTGCGCATCAGGACCGTGTATTCGCATGGCTACAAGTTGGAGCTCGCGCTGCAAGACAAAGATGCAACAACGATGAGCAAGGCTGTCAGCCTAAGTCTCAGCCCGGCACATCGCACAGCCGCCTGCTGA
- a CDS encoding helix-turn-helix transcriptional regulator — MLVGAWPQGLQHLQQRRDGQGAADGADDEVSLFGASGDALLILEYQEEAEDAYRQALKAMRGQQRQLRLLSCRNTAWLMLSQRRLSAALNCFAQLAMDRETPPSLCGESLLGKALTHFHLGQSTLALQTLERANEVLAELESGASDWLRLATALRLDMIAQLRIRRSDRMVDHVFWQATLRQEDAAHAFEPSDLRACIADLAESMPVLAQRMRHVRNLLRIVGGDTFGFDAQIDALPAAATGCPPCARQDAQVELALAALAVGRADLAERALAGAGRHYAPRWNLEFEYCQAKISQALGRTEQALLLYNRYALDAVQCLRSEVQAPRLLESGTPAHVSDDISARLPAKYRRAYSYMITNAHRSDLSINEVAAQIGVTGRALQQAFKSATGLSPTQVLRRYRMQSIRDELLAEGGCGSVLQAASRWGVGSRSALAKGYRQHFNEAPMETLQR, encoded by the coding sequence ATGCTGGTTGGTGCTTGGCCGCAGGGACTGCAACACCTTCAACAGCGACGCGACGGGCAGGGTGCAGCCGATGGCGCCGACGATGAGGTCAGCCTGTTTGGTGCCAGCGGCGATGCGCTGCTGATCCTGGAATATCAAGAAGAGGCCGAAGACGCGTATCGGCAGGCTTTGAAAGCCATGCGCGGGCAGCAGCGCCAATTGCGTTTGCTGTCGTGCCGGAATACCGCCTGGTTGATGCTGAGCCAGCGACGCCTGAGTGCGGCATTGAACTGCTTTGCGCAGCTGGCGATGGATCGCGAAACGCCCCCCAGCCTGTGCGGCGAGAGCCTGCTGGGCAAGGCACTGACCCACTTTCATCTGGGCCAGAGCACGCTGGCCTTGCAGACCCTGGAGCGCGCCAACGAGGTGCTGGCCGAGCTGGAGAGTGGTGCTTCCGATTGGCTGCGTCTCGCCACCGCGCTGCGGCTGGACATGATCGCGCAGCTGCGCATCCGCCGCTCCGATCGCATGGTCGACCACGTGTTCTGGCAGGCCACGCTGCGCCAGGAAGATGCCGCGCATGCCTTCGAGCCCAGCGATTTACGCGCATGCATCGCCGATCTGGCCGAGAGCATGCCGGTGCTGGCGCAGCGCATGCGGCATGTGCGCAACCTGCTGCGGATCGTCGGCGGCGATACCTTCGGCTTCGATGCGCAGATCGATGCGTTGCCGGCTGCGGCCACCGGCTGCCCGCCGTGTGCGCGTCAGGACGCACAGGTGGAACTGGCGCTTGCCGCATTGGCGGTGGGGCGTGCCGATCTGGCCGAGCGCGCGCTGGCCGGTGCCGGCCGGCATTATGCGCCGCGCTGGAATCTGGAGTTCGAATACTGCCAGGCCAAGATCAGTCAGGCGCTGGGACGCACGGAACAAGCGTTGTTGCTCTACAACCGCTATGCGCTGGACGCGGTGCAATGCCTGCGTAGCGAAGTGCAGGCACCGCGCTTGCTGGAAAGCGGTACCCCAGCGCACGTCTCCGACGATATTTCCGCCCGCTTGCCGGCCAAATATCGGCGTGCGTATAGCTACATGATCACCAACGCGCACCGCTCGGATCTGTCGATCAATGAAGTGGCCGCACAGATTGGGGTGACCGGGCGCGCACTGCAGCAGGCGTTCAAGTCGGCCACCGGGCTGTCGCCGACCCAGGTGCTGCGCCGTTACCGCATGCAGAGCATCCGCGACGAACTGCTGGCCGAAGGCGGCTGCGGCAGCGTGTTGCAAGCGGCCAGCCGCTGGGGTGTGGGCAGCCGTTCGGCATTGGCCAAGGGCTATCGCCAGCACTTCAACGAAGCACCGATGGAAACCTTGCAACGGTAA
- a CDS encoding ATP-binding protein — protein sequence MQDPTPEATDAAQIRRAGVDLNGLMSVLSKHLYSTPVVALRELAQNAHDSILRRRLEQPDWQGESRVEVHADAAQGIVRIVDTGAGLTQQEIHDYLATVGVGYTRGLRQGGHEDSGLIGMFGLGFLSAFVLARRVTVRTTSYQSPTLGHCYISSNAEQYTVSPIPARAQVGTEVMLELHSDYLSLAQEGRLREILSRYCALLREPIWIGADAQPINPEPPPWRMHDAVPLHPVQAWRRQREFAARFERNFEPLCCMPVRVEEGSDAVGLLWVQDGATYGTSDNRNLSVFLRGMLLDDNARELLPPWAGFIGGVIESNRLTPTASREDLQRDTVYSAVQHALSEALVQGLADVARQQPEAWRRILLRHNEALLGAALCDERLFELLLEHVRVPTSQGDLPAQQLPARGAVHVILDSDSGFEEMLFRAMGVPVAYGNRYAVVPFLRRWAQAKGVRLVELGTEQGNRQLFHLDTLPADELAWLEHHLGDGEALVPARFSPQELPLVVVPDREAELKRRLEQDENDKRVSTAALRLARQFTARIEARQTQRLYLNLDNPALQALLAAQRAGNPQAAVAARLLRSLKVIVSAQGRTQPQPGSTEAGVSDLNKAFGDLAEAVTQLLAR from the coding sequence ATGCAAGATCCCACTCCCGAGGCGACCGACGCCGCGCAGATCCGCCGTGCAGGCGTGGATCTCAATGGATTGATGTCGGTCCTCAGCAAGCATCTGTACTCCACCCCGGTGGTCGCGCTGCGCGAGCTGGCGCAGAACGCGCACGATTCCATCCTGCGCCGTCGTCTGGAACAACCCGATTGGCAGGGCGAATCGCGCGTTGAAGTGCATGCCGATGCCGCCCAGGGCATCGTGCGCATCGTCGATACCGGTGCCGGACTGACCCAGCAGGAAATCCACGATTACCTGGCCACTGTGGGCGTGGGGTATACACGCGGCCTACGCCAGGGGGGACACGAGGACAGCGGCCTGATCGGCATGTTCGGGCTGGGGTTTTTATCTGCCTTCGTGCTGGCGCGGCGGGTGACCGTACGCACCACCTCGTACCAGTCCCCGACGTTGGGCCATTGCTACATCTCCAGCAACGCCGAGCAGTACACCGTCAGCCCGATTCCAGCGCGTGCGCAGGTGGGCACGGAGGTGATGCTGGAACTGCACAGCGATTATTTGTCGTTGGCGCAGGAAGGGCGGCTGCGCGAGATTCTGTCGCGCTATTGCGCGCTGTTGCGCGAGCCGATCTGGATCGGCGCCGATGCGCAGCCGATCAATCCCGAGCCGCCGCCGTGGCGCATGCACGACGCCGTGCCGCTGCATCCGGTGCAGGCCTGGCGCCGTCAGCGCGAGTTCGCTGCGCGCTTCGAGCGCAACTTCGAACCGTTGTGCTGCATGCCGGTGCGTGTGGAAGAGGGCAGCGATGCGGTCGGCCTGTTATGGGTGCAGGACGGTGCGACCTACGGCACCAGCGACAACCGCAATCTGTCGGTGTTCCTGCGCGGCATGTTGCTGGACGACAACGCGCGCGAACTGCTGCCGCCGTGGGCCGGTTTCATCGGTGGGGTGATCGAATCCAATCGGTTGACGCCCACCGCAAGTCGCGAGGATCTGCAGCGCGATACGGTCTACAGCGCGGTGCAGCACGCCTTGTCCGAGGCATTGGTGCAAGGCCTGGCCGACGTCGCACGTCAGCAACCGGAGGCATGGCGACGCATCCTGCTGCGTCATAACGAAGCGCTGCTGGGCGCAGCGCTGTGCGATGAGCGCCTGTTCGAATTGCTGCTGGAACACGTGCGCGTGCCGACCTCGCAAGGCGATCTGCCGGCGCAGCAACTGCCGGCACGCGGCGCGGTGCATGTGATTCTGGATAGCGACAGCGGTTTCGAAGAAATGCTGTTCCGCGCGATGGGCGTGCCGGTGGCGTATGGCAACCGGTATGCGGTGGTGCCGTTTTTGCGGCGCTGGGCGCAGGCCAAGGGTGTGCGCCTGGTCGAGCTGGGCACCGAACAGGGCAATCGCCAGTTGTTTCATCTTGACACGCTGCCGGCCGATGAACTTGCCTGGCTAGAACACCACTTGGGCGATGGCGAAGCGCTGGTGCCAGCGCGTTTCAGCCCGCAGGAATTGCCGCTGGTGGTGGTGCCCGATCGTGAGGCCGAGCTCAAACGGCGCCTGGAGCAGGACGAGAACGACAAGCGCGTCTCTACCGCCGCATTGCGGTTGGCGCGTCAGTTCACCGCACGTATCGAAGCGCGGCAGACCCAGCGGCTGTATCTGAATCTCGATAATCCGGCGCTGCAGGCTTTGCTGGCCGCGCAGCGCGCGGGCAATCCGCAGGCGGCGGTGGCGGCGCGCCTGCTGCGCTCGCTCAAGGTGATCGTCTCGGCGCAAGGGCGCACGCAGCCGCAGCCGGGCAGCACCGAAGCGGGCGTTTCCGATCTGAACAAGGCCTTCGGTGATCTTGCAGAGGCCGTGACCCAATTGCTGGCGCGCTGA
- a CDS encoding glutamine synthetase family protein produces MNLNELRNLISSNLIDTILVCMVDMQGRLMGKRYHAATFVRHGYELGHACNYLLANDMEMVPVPGYASASWSAGYGDFILRPDFSSLRLLPWLDATALLICDVYSENGQPVAQSPRHILQRQLRRLTDRGMRAYFASELEFYLFDETYTEISRKNYNLPKVFGSYNQDYSILSTTRQECVMRPIRNGLHGAGVAIECTKGEGGAGQGEINVRHSDPLLMADQHTIIKHGSKEIAAQHGKSITYMAKWNDNYAGSSSHVHGSLWSSDGRPLFYDEAEPQGISAIMRSYLAGILKYAGDITLLLAPYINSYKRFQIDTFAPTKISWGYDNRTTGLRVCGIGSDDLRVECRIGGADMNPYIAFAGLIAAGLAGIDEKLPLCEPCKSDAYRDTGLPDIPTTLRAAIGISSNSSWLREVLGSDVVEHYVHAAQWEQSEYDRHVTDWDLLRGFERS; encoded by the coding sequence ATGAACCTCAATGAACTACGAAATTTAATTTCCTCCAACTTGATCGACACGATATTGGTCTGCATGGTCGACATGCAGGGCAGGCTTATGGGAAAACGCTATCATGCCGCCACATTTGTTCGTCACGGTTACGAACTAGGCCATGCTTGTAATTATTTATTGGCTAATGACATGGAAATGGTTCCCGTGCCAGGTTATGCGAGTGCAAGCTGGAGCGCTGGTTACGGCGATTTCATCCTCAGACCTGACTTTTCCAGCTTACGATTGCTGCCGTGGCTCGACGCAACGGCATTGTTGATCTGCGATGTCTACAGTGAAAATGGGCAGCCAGTGGCGCAATCGCCTAGACATATCTTGCAAAGGCAGTTACGCAGGCTAACCGACCGCGGAATGCGTGCCTATTTCGCATCGGAGCTTGAATTCTATCTTTTTGATGAGACCTATACCGAGATATCAAGAAAGAATTATAACCTTCCCAAGGTATTTGGAAGTTACAATCAGGACTATAGTATTCTGTCGACAACGCGGCAGGAGTGCGTCATGCGTCCGATCAGAAACGGTTTACATGGTGCTGGGGTCGCGATTGAATGTACAAAGGGAGAAGGGGGCGCTGGTCAGGGGGAAATTAATGTCCGCCATTCAGACCCATTATTGATGGCTGATCAGCACACAATCATCAAGCATGGCAGCAAGGAAATAGCAGCACAGCACGGAAAGTCGATCACCTACATGGCGAAATGGAACGATAATTATGCGGGTTCATCCAGTCACGTCCATGGGTCGCTGTGGTCTTCTGACGGCCGCCCCCTTTTTTATGACGAAGCAGAACCGCAAGGAATTTCTGCCATAATGAGAAGCTATTTGGCCGGTATCCTCAAATACGCGGGCGATATTACTTTATTATTGGCCCCCTACATCAACTCCTATAAAAGGTTCCAGATCGACACTTTCGCACCGACTAAGATCTCATGGGGCTACGACAATCGAACGACCGGCTTACGTGTTTGTGGCATTGGTTCTGATGATCTGCGCGTCGAGTGCCGTATTGGTGGTGCTGATATGAATCCATATATTGCGTTCGCCGGACTGATTGCAGCCGGCTTGGCAGGGATTGACGAGAAATTGCCACTGTGCGAGCCCTGCAAGAGCGATGCATATCGCGATACGGGATTGCCGGACATCCCAACAACTCTAAGAGCTGCTATCGGCATTAGTTCGAACTCGAGTTGGCTCCGCGAGGTGCTAGGAAGTGATGTTGTCGAACATTACGTCCATGCTGCGCAATGGGAACAGTCCGAATATGATAGGCATGTCACCGATTGGGATTTGCTAAGAGGATTTGAACGTAGCTAG
- a CDS encoding homoserine O-succinyltransferase produces MSIIIPKGLPAGRALENEGITVLQDETTIHPQCRIIRVGLLNLMPNKINTEIQIARLLGSTPFQIELTLVRISSHSSKNTPIEHLKAFYQDWRDINNLKFDGFIITGAPIEKIPFRSVDYWDELTEVFRWTQTHVHSCFNICWGAHAAMHLFYGVKKHVLKEKLFGVFKHHIYDVNSPYLKGFTGEVHIPVSRWTEIRRNDLPVDSGVSVLIDSLDAGICLLSDPEHHALHFFNHIEYDSNTLADEYFRDLNAGINIQLPKGYFPNDCPHLPPTNRWRGHALLLFENWISHMHKFLNGSGQGRPLSIRHQQ; encoded by the coding sequence ATGTCAATAATAATACCTAAAGGATTGCCAGCAGGTCGTGCTCTTGAAAACGAAGGCATTACGGTCTTGCAAGATGAAACAACGATCCACCCGCAATGCCGCATTATACGCGTAGGTTTACTCAACCTCATGCCAAATAAAATCAATACCGAGATCCAAATAGCCCGTCTTTTGGGTTCCACTCCCTTCCAGATCGAGTTGACTCTTGTCAGGATATCAAGCCATTCATCAAAGAATACACCTATCGAACACTTGAAGGCGTTTTATCAAGATTGGCGCGATATTAATAACCTAAAATTTGATGGATTTATAATCACCGGGGCGCCTATTGAGAAGATTCCTTTCCGCAGCGTCGATTACTGGGATGAGCTTACTGAAGTGTTCCGTTGGACGCAGACCCACGTTCATAGTTGCTTTAACATCTGTTGGGGCGCGCACGCTGCTATGCATTTATTTTATGGGGTGAAAAAACATGTTTTAAAAGAGAAATTATTCGGGGTATTCAAACATCACATCTATGACGTTAATTCACCTTACCTGAAAGGTTTCACTGGAGAAGTCCACATTCCAGTATCGCGCTGGACGGAAATACGTCGCAACGATCTCCCTGTGGACAGCGGTGTCTCAGTTCTCATTGATTCACTTGATGCGGGGATTTGCCTTCTTAGCGATCCTGAACATCATGCCTTGCATTTCTTCAATCATATTGAATACGATTCGAATACTCTTGCAGATGAGTATTTCCGCGATCTGAATGCGGGAATAAATATCCAGTTGCCCAAGGGTTATTTTCCAAACGATTGCCCTCATCTCCCGCCGACGAATCGATGGCGCGGTCATGCACTTTTATTGTTCGAGAACTGGATCAGCCATATGCATAAATTTCTTAACGGATCTGGACAAGGGCGGCCGCTTTCAATTCGCCACCAACAGTAG
- a CDS encoding LysE family translocator — protein sequence MDSQLMVLFAIAFTCAVAVPGPNVAFVVAQTIKYGHKIMLPCSLGFGLATFIHAVIALSGVGLLIHEHSSLLGYLRFIGAIYLTYLGIVALLPQPEHHSTEIIYSIPRKVFIDSSLIALTNPKGWLATFLTYPSFISPYYSYTHQAIALILMGLFISLIIYGGYAILAQRARTILRNERNTIRLAGALYLLVAIFLFIY from the coding sequence ATGGATTCCCAGCTGATGGTTCTTTTCGCGATTGCGTTCACTTGCGCGGTCGCCGTGCCTGGACCAAACGTAGCATTTGTCGTGGCCCAAACTATCAAGTATGGCCATAAAATCATGCTTCCCTGTTCATTAGGCTTTGGATTAGCTACTTTTATTCACGCCGTTATCGCGTTATCCGGGGTCGGCTTGCTCATACACGAGCACTCGTCTCTTCTCGGTTATCTTCGTTTTATAGGAGCCATTTATCTCACATACCTTGGTATAGTCGCATTGCTGCCCCAACCCGAACATCATAGTACCGAGATAATCTACTCTATTCCGCGAAAGGTATTCATTGATTCATCACTTATAGCCCTAACCAATCCTAAGGGATGGCTGGCCACATTTCTCACCTATCCAAGTTTTATCAGCCCATACTATTCTTACACGCACCAAGCAATTGCATTGATTTTGATGGGTTTATTTATTTCACTTATAATATATGGTGGATATGCGATACTCGCCCAAAGGGCTCGCACTATTCTCAGGAATGAACGCAATACAATTCGGTTGGCCGGCGCCCTATATCTGCTTGTCGCAATTTTCTTATTCATCTACTGA
- a CDS encoding gamma-glutamyl-gamma-aminobutyrate hydrolase family protein: MEKVSEYVNRPVVGVTSNRHIDDGVHRDRLRRRYIEALDIYAAVECVILPTVDGDLRWDASLSKFRYLMRRLDGLVLTGDESNLDADIFNGLQRRWNRADDDVIAREQDRPRDRLSCVALSIARELDMPVLGICRGLQEMHVQQGGVLVAQLPVTELGIVHSEPLNVPRDQQYQPSHGIRIVSDGLLSDILKDKKNGLQVNSLHNQGVSEPAPGVRVEAIAEDGVVEAISYRSSTFQLGVQWHPEWHVKHDPVSQKIFQFFGDACYAYESRRHGANNSASFCKEID, encoded by the coding sequence ATGGAAAAGGTCTCCGAATACGTGAATCGACCTGTTGTTGGAGTCACATCAAATCGGCACATTGATGATGGAGTTCATCGTGACAGGTTAAGAAGACGTTACATTGAAGCGCTCGATATCTACGCTGCTGTTGAATGCGTCATTCTTCCTACTGTGGACGGCGATCTTCGTTGGGACGCAAGCCTCAGCAAATTCCGTTATCTGATGCGTCGTTTAGACGGCCTAGTATTGACTGGCGATGAATCAAATCTTGATGCAGACATCTTCAATGGACTGCAGCGTCGATGGAACCGTGCCGACGACGACGTTATTGCTAGGGAACAAGACCGTCCGAGAGATCGCCTGTCGTGTGTTGCGTTGTCGATCGCAAGAGAGCTAGACATGCCGGTCCTGGGAATTTGCCGTGGGTTGCAAGAAATGCATGTACAGCAAGGCGGAGTACTTGTTGCACAGCTGCCGGTCACTGAGCTCGGCATAGTACATAGCGAGCCCTTGAACGTACCTCGCGATCAACAGTATCAGCCATCACACGGGATTCGGATCGTTTCCGATGGACTGCTATCTGATATTCTCAAAGACAAAAAAAATGGGCTCCAAGTTAATTCACTCCATAATCAAGGAGTGTCCGAGCCGGCACCCGGGGTTCGGGTGGAGGCCATCGCAGAGGACGGCGTTGTCGAGGCAATTTCCTACCGATCCTCGACCTTTCAGTTAGGAGTGCAATGGCATCCGGAATGGCATGTCAAGCATGATCCAGTGAGTCAGAAGATATTCCAATTCTTTGGCGATGCTTGCTATGCATACGAATCGAGGCGGCATGGCGCCAATAATTCAGCATCTTTCTGCAAAGAAATAGATTGA